A stretch of Sinorhizobium meliloti DNA encodes these proteins:
- a CDS encoding NADPH-dependent FMN reductase, which produces MTEKMTLALIYGSARQGRFCDTVASWLIRELETSDVFSLTIIDPVRMKSARGDKSAGPAEWMERKVAEADAFIVITPEYNHGYPAALKEMIDAVYEPWHAKPVAFVSYGGASGGIRAVEQLRQVFGELHAVTLRDGISFAKAWSKFDAAGNLYKPEEMRAPLFLMIDRLTWWARTLKYARKATPYNEIAA; this is translated from the coding sequence ATGACTGAGAAGATGACCCTTGCCTTGATCTACGGCAGCGCACGGCAGGGCCGTTTCTGCGATACGGTCGCCAGCTGGCTCATTCGTGAGCTCGAGACATCCGACGTGTTCAGCCTGACGATCATCGATCCCGTCAGAATGAAAAGCGCTCGCGGCGACAAATCCGCCGGACCAGCCGAGTGGATGGAACGGAAGGTCGCCGAAGCGGACGCATTCATCGTCATCACTCCGGAATACAACCACGGCTACCCGGCGGCGCTGAAGGAGATGATCGATGCGGTCTATGAGCCCTGGCACGCAAAACCGGTCGCCTTCGTTTCCTATGGCGGCGCATCGGGCGGCATAAGGGCCGTCGAGCAATTGCGGCAGGTCTTCGGCGAATTGCATGCCGTCACCCTGCGCGACGGCATCTCCTTCGCCAAGGCCTGGTCGAAGTTCGATGCGGCGGGAAATCTCTACAAACCGGAAGAGATGCGAGCGCCGCTGTTCCTGATGATCGACCGGCTGACCTGGTGGGCGCGCACGCTGAAATACGCGCGCAAGGCGACCCCTTATAACGAGATCGCCGCATGA
- a CDS encoding tRNA (cytidine(34)-2'-O)-methyltransferase, with the protein MNDLRIALYQPDIPGNTGTILRLAACLGLSVDIIEPAGFDLSDRNLKRAGMDYIAAVTMTRHDSWERFETWRSSTGRRLVLASTKAAAPYTRFSFRPDDVLLFGRESAGVPDHVHERADARILIPMAPGQRSLNIAMAAAMIAGEALRQTGAF; encoded by the coding sequence ATGAACGACCTCCGCATCGCCCTCTACCAGCCTGACATTCCTGGCAATACCGGAACGATCCTGCGGCTCGCCGCCTGCCTCGGTCTTTCGGTCGACATCATCGAGCCGGCCGGTTTCGATCTTTCGGACCGCAATCTCAAGCGTGCGGGAATGGACTATATCGCGGCGGTAACCATGACGCGGCACGACAGCTGGGAGCGTTTCGAAACATGGCGGTCGAGCACCGGCAGACGCCTCGTGCTCGCCTCCACCAAGGCGGCCGCTCCCTACACGCGCTTCAGCTTCCGGCCGGACGACGTCCTTCTCTTCGGCAGGGAAAGCGCCGGGGTTCCCGATCACGTCCACGAGCGGGCCGACGCGCGCATCCTCATACCGATGGCGCCCGGCCAGCGTTCGCTCAACATCGCCATGGCAGCCGCCATGATCGCCGGCGAAGCGCTGCGGCAGACCGGTGCTTTCTGA
- a CDS encoding ABC transporter ATP-binding protein — protein sequence MFGWFESRLDPYPTEEPTLPPKGLFAFCWHYTKPAAPWLLIMSICTMLIAIGEVALFQFLGNVVDWLSTADRETFLATEGGRLAWMAALILIGLPGLVALDSFVMHQVLLGNYPMIARWQMHRYLLRQSMTFFANEFAGRVATKVMQTSLAVRETVMKILDVFVYVVSYFATMLIVVAAADWRLVMPLGLWLVIYIVIVTYFVPRLQRISKEQADARSMMTGRIVDSYTNIGTVKLFSHAGREETYARAGMDEFLGTVYRQMRKVTLFHIFVYANNCIALFSVGALGIYLWLTSGISIGAIAVAIGLAMRVNGMSQWIMWEVSALFENIGTVYDGMGMMTKAHDIVDKPTAVMLKADQGAISFEDIRFHYGKSKGVIDRLSLDIRPGEKIGLVGRSGAGKTTLMNLLLRIYDLESGAIRIDGVDISTVTQDSLRSQIGVVTQDTSLLHRSIRDNIAYGHPQASDDDIIAAAKKANAWDFIQTLEDNMGRRGLDAQVGERGVKLSGGQRQRIAIARVFLKDAPILILDEATSALDSEVEAAIQENLFALMSGKTVIAIAHRLSTLTEMDRLVILEAGRIVETGSHSELVARRGIYADLWSRQSGGFIADEVEKEEAAE from the coding sequence ATGTTCGGCTGGTTTGAATCCCGCCTCGATCCTTATCCGACGGAGGAGCCGACGCTTCCGCCGAAGGGTCTCTTTGCCTTTTGCTGGCACTACACCAAGCCCGCGGCTCCGTGGCTCTTGATCATGTCGATCTGCACCATGCTGATCGCGATCGGAGAAGTGGCCCTGTTCCAGTTCCTGGGCAATGTGGTCGATTGGCTATCCACCGCCGATCGCGAAACCTTTCTTGCGACCGAGGGCGGCAGGCTCGCCTGGATGGCAGCGCTGATCCTCATCGGCCTGCCGGGGCTGGTGGCGCTCGACTCCTTCGTGATGCATCAGGTGTTGCTCGGCAACTATCCGATGATCGCGCGTTGGCAGATGCATCGCTATCTGCTGAGGCAGAGCATGACGTTCTTCGCCAACGAATTTGCCGGGCGGGTGGCGACGAAGGTCATGCAGACGTCGCTTGCCGTCCGTGAAACGGTGATGAAGATCCTCGACGTCTTCGTCTATGTGGTGAGTTATTTTGCGACGATGTTGATTGTCGTGGCGGCCGCTGATTGGCGCCTCGTGATGCCGCTCGGGTTGTGGCTCGTCATCTATATCGTGATCGTCACCTATTTCGTTCCGCGGCTGCAGAGGATCTCCAAGGAACAGGCCGACGCGCGCTCGATGATGACCGGGCGCATCGTCGACAGCTACACCAACATAGGCACGGTCAAGCTCTTCTCCCATGCAGGGCGGGAGGAGACATACGCCCGCGCGGGCATGGACGAATTCCTGGGCACTGTTTACCGGCAGATGCGGAAGGTTACGCTCTTCCACATATTCGTCTACGCAAACAACTGTATCGCCCTTTTCTCTGTCGGCGCTCTCGGAATCTATCTGTGGCTGACGAGCGGAATCTCCATCGGCGCGATCGCCGTCGCGATCGGTCTTGCCATGCGTGTCAACGGCATGTCGCAATGGATCATGTGGGAAGTTTCGGCGCTGTTCGAGAATATCGGCACGGTCTATGACGGCATGGGCATGATGACCAAGGCGCATGACATCGTCGACAAGCCGACTGCCGTGATGCTCAAAGCCGACCAGGGTGCGATCAGCTTCGAGGACATCCGCTTTCACTACGGTAAGTCCAAGGGAGTCATAGACCGGCTGTCGCTGGATATCCGGCCCGGGGAGAAGATCGGTCTGGTCGGCCGCTCCGGCGCCGGCAAGACGACCTTGATGAACCTGCTTCTGCGCATCTACGATCTGGAATCCGGCGCGATCCGGATCGACGGCGTGGACATCTCGACGGTCACGCAGGATAGCCTGCGTTCACAGATCGGCGTCGTGACGCAGGACACGTCGCTCCTGCATCGCTCCATTCGCGACAACATCGCCTATGGGCACCCACAGGCAAGCGACGACGACATCATTGCCGCCGCGAAGAAAGCGAATGCCTGGGACTTCATCCAGACGCTCGAAGACAACATGGGCAGGCGAGGGCTCGACGCTCAGGTCGGCGAACGCGGCGTCAAGCTTTCGGGCGGCCAGCGGCAGAGGATTGCGATCGCCCGCGTTTTCCTGAAGGACGCACCGATCCTCATCCTCGACGAAGCGACCTCTGCGCTCGACTCGGAGGTAGAGGCCGCGATTCAGGAAAATCTCTTCGCGCTGATGTCCGGCAAGACGGTGATTGCCATCGCCCACCGCCTGTCCACGCTGACGGAGATGGATCGCCTGGTCATCCTCGAAGCCGGCCGGATCGTCGAGACCGGTTCTCACAGCGAACTCGTCGCCAGGCGCGGCATCTATGCCGATCTCTGGTCTCGCCAGTCCGGCGGCTTCATCGCCGACGAGGTCGAAAAGGAGGAGGCGGCGGAGTAA
- a CDS encoding ABC transporter ATP-binding protein produces MLRAIVKIFENWIDPFAPRERLQPPRTLWGFAWFYASQAKGPFLAMAVLGGLVAMLEAGLFYFVGRLVDVLDTIRPEDGWHGLISTNGPELLFMLLTVLVFRFLAVTLAALVEEQSIITGFLNLVRWQSYVHVARQSLAFFQNDFSGRIVTKVWTGAQATSDLIVSLLQVVWFIVIYTASTMALIAQLDWRLAAMVAFWIVIFLVLARYFVPRVRKHARDTAEMASMLNGRMVDAYANIQTLKLFGSDEENDRYIRGGFHRFQGAVIPFTRLLTGVRASLALLSGMMIAAIAVYSVHLWLAGAVSSGAVAFTLALVLRLNMLLGRMMSQFNAIMRNIGTIQNSAELVSQPIGLTDRPGAPELQVSRPEIRFEHVTFHYGRGGGVIDDFSLTIRPGEKVGIVGRSGAGKSTLVNLLLRFYDLEAGRILIDGQDIAAVRQESLRSQIGMVSQDTSLLHRSIRDNILFGRPGAGEEQLIEAARKAEAYDFIVDLQDQRGRRGFDAHVGERGVKLSGGQRQRIAIARVMLKDAPILVLDEATSALDSEVEAAIQSNLERLMQGKTVLAIAHRLSTIAALDRLVVMDRGRIVEDGTHAELIANGGLYADLWSRQSGGFIAREEAAE; encoded by the coding sequence ATGCTGCGCGCCATCGTCAAGATTTTCGAGAACTGGATTGACCCCTTTGCGCCGCGCGAGCGGTTGCAGCCGCCGCGAACGCTCTGGGGTTTTGCCTGGTTTTACGCCAGCCAGGCAAAAGGTCCTTTCCTCGCCATGGCCGTGCTCGGCGGTCTGGTGGCGATGCTGGAAGCCGGCCTGTTCTATTTCGTCGGCCGGCTTGTCGATGTGCTCGATACGATCCGGCCGGAGGACGGCTGGCACGGATTGATTTCGACCAACGGGCCGGAACTGCTCTTCATGCTGCTTACGGTCCTGGTGTTCCGCTTCCTTGCGGTGACGCTTGCCGCACTCGTGGAGGAGCAGTCGATCATCACGGGGTTCCTCAACCTGGTGCGCTGGCAATCCTATGTCCATGTCGCGCGGCAGTCGCTCGCCTTCTTTCAGAACGACTTTTCCGGGCGGATCGTTACCAAGGTCTGGACCGGCGCACAGGCGACGAGCGACCTGATCGTCTCGCTGCTGCAGGTGGTCTGGTTCATCGTCATCTACACGGCTTCGACCATGGCGCTGATCGCCCAGTTGGACTGGCGGTTGGCGGCGATGGTCGCCTTCTGGATCGTGATCTTCCTGGTGCTCGCCCGCTATTTCGTCCCGCGTGTGCGAAAGCATGCCCGCGATACGGCGGAGATGGCGTCGATGCTGAACGGCCGCATGGTCGATGCCTATGCGAACATCCAGACTCTGAAGCTCTTCGGCAGTGACGAGGAGAACGATCGTTACATTCGGGGGGGCTTCCACCGCTTCCAGGGAGCAGTCATCCCTTTCACACGTCTGCTCACCGGGGTGAGGGCGTCGCTCGCGCTTTTGTCCGGCATGATGATCGCGGCGATCGCGGTCTACTCGGTTCACTTGTGGCTGGCGGGCGCGGTCAGTTCCGGCGCCGTCGCGTTCACCCTTGCGCTGGTCCTGCGCCTCAACATGCTGCTCGGGCGGATGATGTCGCAATTCAATGCGATCATGCGCAATATCGGTACGATCCAGAATTCGGCCGAGCTGGTATCGCAGCCGATCGGGCTGACCGACCGGCCCGGCGCACCGGAACTGCAGGTCAGCCGCCCGGAAATCCGCTTCGAACATGTGACGTTTCACTACGGCAGGGGCGGCGGGGTCATCGACGACTTTTCCCTCACCATCCGCCCGGGCGAGAAAGTCGGCATCGTCGGCCGTTCGGGTGCCGGCAAGTCGACCCTCGTCAATCTGCTGTTGCGCTTCTACGATCTCGAAGCCGGGCGAATCCTCATCGACGGACAGGACATCGCTGCCGTCCGGCAGGAATCGCTGCGCAGCCAGATCGGCATGGTCAGCCAGGACACGTCGCTCCTGCACCGATCGATCCGCGACAATATCCTCTTCGGGCGACCGGGGGCGGGCGAGGAGCAGTTGATCGAGGCGGCGCGCAAGGCGGAAGCCTATGACTTCATCGTCGATCTCCAGGATCAGCGCGGCCGTAGAGGCTTCGATGCACATGTGGGCGAGCGCGGAGTCAAGCTTTCCGGCGGCCAGCGCCAGCGTATCGCGATCGCCCGGGTCATGCTCAAGGATGCGCCGATTCTCGTGCTGGACGAGGCGACTTCGGCGCTCGATTCGGAAGTGGAAGCGGCGATCCAGTCCAATCTGGAGCGGCTGATGCAGGGCAAGACGGTGCTGGCCATCGCGCATCGGTTATCGACGATCGCGGCGCTCGACCGGCTCGTCGTCATGGACAGGGGCCGTATCGTCGAGGACGGCACGCATGCCGAACTGATCGCCAATGGTGGTCTCTACGCCGATCTCTGGTCGCGCCAGTCGGGCGGTTTCATCGCGCGCGAAGAGGCCGCGGAATAG
- the petA gene encoding ubiquinol-cytochrome c reductase iron-sulfur subunit, giving the protein MSEHETSSETMGEPTRRDFLYLATGMAGVVGAGAAAWPFIDQMRPDASTLALASIEVDVSSLQPGMSLTAKWRGRPVFIRNRTDKEVEEAKAVALEELKDPVARNANLPADAEASDLDRSAGEGKENWIIMVGVCTHLGCVPLGQAGDFGGWFCPCHGSHYDTAGRIRKGPAPENLAVPTFSFVSDTVIKIG; this is encoded by the coding sequence GTGAGCGAACACGAGACTTCAAGCGAGACCATGGGCGAGCCCACTCGCCGCGATTTCCTATACCTGGCTACCGGTATGGCCGGCGTCGTCGGCGCCGGTGCGGCGGCATGGCCGTTCATCGACCAAATGCGTCCGGACGCATCCACGCTGGCGCTTGCTTCGATCGAAGTCGACGTTTCGAGCTTGCAGCCGGGCATGTCGCTGACGGCGAAGTGGCGCGGCAGACCGGTCTTCATCCGCAACCGAACCGATAAGGAAGTGGAAGAGGCCAAGGCCGTCGCACTCGAAGAATTGAAGGATCCGGTGGCCCGCAACGCCAACCTTCCGGCCGATGCCGAGGCAAGCGATCTCGATCGTTCCGCCGGCGAAGGCAAGGAAAACTGGATCATCATGGTGGGTGTCTGCACCCATCTCGGTTGCGTGCCGCTCGGTCAGGCGGGCGACTTCGGCGGCTGGTTCTGTCCCTGCCACGGCTCGCACTACGACACGGCCGGCCGTATCCGCAAAGGCCCGGCACCGGAAAACCTCGCCGTGCCGACCTTCTCGTTCGTTTCCGACACAGTCATCAAGATCGGTTGA
- a CDS encoding cytochrome b — protein MSADHSTYTPTTGIEKWVDSRLPLPRLVHDSFVSYPVPRNLNYAYTFGAMLSVMLIVQILTGIVLAMHYAAETSVAFNSVEKIMRDVNHGWLLRYLHANGASFFFIAVYLHIARGLYYGSYKAPREILWILGVVIYLLMMATGFMGYVLPWGQMSFWGATVITGFFSAFPLVGEWIQQFLLGGFAVDQPTLNRFFSLHYLLPFMIAGVVVLHIWALHVTGQTNPTGVEVKSKSDTVPFTPYATLKDALGVSVFLIVYAWFVFYMPNFLGHPDNYIPADALKTPAHIVPEWYYLPFYAMLRAITFNVGPIDSKLGGVLVMFGSILILFFLPWLDTSKVRSAVYRPWYKLFFWIFVADCILLGWLGSRPAEGLYVVMSQLGTLYYFAFFLVIMPILGLIETPKRIPNSITEAVLEKQNAKAQLKPARA, from the coding sequence ATGAGTGCTGATCATTCAACCTACACGCCAACGACGGGCATCGAGAAGTGGGTTGACTCCCGTCTTCCTCTGCCCCGGCTCGTTCACGACTCGTTCGTCTCCTATCCGGTTCCGCGCAACCTGAACTATGCTTACACCTTCGGTGCGATGCTCTCGGTGATGCTGATCGTGCAGATCCTCACCGGCATCGTCCTGGCCATGCATTATGCCGCCGAAACGAGCGTCGCCTTCAATTCGGTCGAGAAGATCATGCGCGACGTCAATCACGGTTGGCTGCTGCGTTATCTGCACGCCAATGGCGCGTCGTTCTTCTTCATCGCGGTCTACCTGCATATCGCCCGCGGCCTCTATTACGGCTCCTACAAGGCGCCGCGAGAGATCCTCTGGATCCTCGGCGTGGTCATCTATCTCCTGATGATGGCGACCGGCTTCATGGGCTATGTGCTGCCCTGGGGACAGATGTCCTTCTGGGGTGCAACCGTCATCACCGGCTTCTTCTCGGCCTTCCCGCTGGTAGGCGAGTGGATCCAGCAGTTCCTGCTCGGCGGTTTCGCCGTCGACCAGCCGACGCTGAACCGCTTCTTCTCGCTGCACTACCTTCTGCCCTTCATGATCGCCGGCGTCGTCGTCCTGCACATCTGGGCGCTGCACGTTACCGGCCAGACCAACCCGACCGGGGTAGAGGTCAAGTCCAAGTCCGACACCGTGCCCTTCACGCCCTATGCGACGCTGAAGGATGCGCTCGGCGTATCGGTCTTCCTGATCGTCTATGCCTGGTTCGTCTTCTACATGCCGAACTTCCTCGGACACCCGGACAACTATATTCCGGCGGACGCGCTGAAGACCCCTGCTCATATCGTTCCGGAATGGTACTACCTGCCGTTCTACGCGATGCTGCGCGCGATCACCTTCAACGTCGGCCCGATCGACTCCAAGCTCGGCGGCGTTCTGGTGATGTTCGGCTCGATCCTGATCCTGTTCTTCCTGCCCTGGCTCGATACGTCGAAGGTCCGGTCGGCCGTCTACCGCCCGTGGTACAAGCTGTTCTTCTGGATCTTCGTTGCTGACTGCATCCTGCTCGGCTGGCTGGGTTCGCGCCCGGCGGAAGGCCTCTATGTCGTGATGTCGCAGCTCGGCACGTTGTACTACTTCGCCTTCTTCCTCGTCATCATGCCGATCCTCGGTCTGATCGAGACGCCGAAGCGCATTCCGAACTCCATCACCGAAGCGGTGCTGGAAAAACAGAATGCCAAGGCGCAGTTGAAGCCCGCACGCGCCTGA
- a CDS encoding cytochrome c1, which translates to MKKLVTGILSLAVVAGLGLGAALAQGEDEGGEEHAAGATPHYPIHKPEQQDWTFAGLFGHYDKGQLQRGLKVYTEVCSACHSMELVSFRTLEDLGYSEAQVKAFAANYEVEDGPNADGEMFTRKAVPSDHFPPPFPNKEAAAASNNGAAPPDFSLIAKARGIERGFPQFVFDMFWPYQEGGPDYIHALLTGYQDPPAGVEVAEGTHYNPYFASAAALAMAPPISDDQVTYDDGAPQTVDQYAKDVSAFLMWAAEPHLEDRKRTGFMVMVFLLIFTGLIYLTKKSVYANKEH; encoded by the coding sequence ATGAAAAAGCTTGTTACAGGCATTCTGTCACTCGCTGTCGTCGCCGGTCTCGGTTTGGGGGCGGCATTGGCCCAGGGAGAGGATGAGGGCGGCGAAGAGCACGCTGCCGGCGCCACGCCTCACTATCCGATCCACAAGCCGGAACAGCAGGACTGGACCTTTGCCGGCCTCTTCGGCCACTACGACAAGGGGCAGCTGCAGCGCGGCCTGAAGGTCTACACCGAGGTCTGTTCGGCCTGCCACTCGATGGAGCTCGTCTCCTTCCGCACGCTCGAGGACCTCGGTTACTCCGAAGCACAGGTGAAGGCCTTCGCAGCGAACTATGAAGTCGAGGACGGTCCGAACGCGGATGGCGAGATGTTCACCCGCAAAGCCGTTCCGTCCGATCACTTCCCGCCACCCTTCCCGAACAAGGAAGCGGCGGCTGCATCGAACAACGGCGCGGCACCGCCGGACTTCTCGCTGATCGCGAAGGCACGCGGCATCGAACGCGGCTTCCCGCAATTCGTCTTCGACATGTTCTGGCCCTACCAGGAAGGCGGTCCCGACTACATCCATGCGCTTCTGACCGGCTATCAGGATCCGCCGGCGGGCGTGGAAGTGGCCGAGGGCACGCACTACAACCCGTATTTCGCCAGCGCCGCGGCACTGGCGATGGCACCGCCGATCTCCGACGACCAGGTCACCTATGACGACGGCGCCCCCCAGACCGTCGACCAGTACGCCAAGGACGTCTCCGCGTTCCTGATGTGGGCTGCCGAGCCGCACCTGGAAGATCGCAAGCGCACCGGCTTCATGGTCATGGTGTTCCTGCTCATCTTCACCGGCCTCATCTACCTGACGAAGAAGTCGGTCTACGCGAACAAGGAACATTGA